From Dehalococcoidales bacterium:
ACCTCCAGTCCCGCTGCCTGAATTGCCTGAGCAATGCTCTCCAGGTAGGTGACGGCCTCTTCTTCCTTGCGCTGGATTTCCGCCGGTGTCGGTGCGGAGTAGTAGCCAGTGGTCGGTTCAACGATGGCGCTCGGGGGCATGGTGACCTCGAGGAGCACCAGCTTGCTCCCGAAGCGCTGGGCGACCTCCCTGGCGTAGGGCAGGATTTCCTCGGCAAGGTCGGAACCATCAAGGCAGACCAGTATCTTCTCGAACATGGGCCCTCCTTATCCCGGTAGTCTTACGGGTGTGCTTTCTGTGATTTCATCGTATGGCAAGTTGGCGGGTGTGTCAAGGCGTTGTACTCGCCCAGTGCATTGGGGACAGATGGGATCAATGGCGACAAACGAGAAAAGTGAAATAAATGGAAACAATTCGAGGCTAACCAGGCGTGAATTGTTTTTCGAGTTATGTCTACCTGGAGGTATGAAGCAGTGATAGTCAAGGGGGTGTGTCTCCTGGGAAACGCGGGTACCGGTGTCTTGAGGTGCCTGTTGGCACGGGTCAAGGGGGGCACCCCCTTAGACCCCCGTTCCAAAGTGGTTGCACCCCTCTGGACACCCCAAAACGGTGTGGGGGTAGTTTGTTGGCAGGGTTCATTGGCACGTTAGGGAATACCGCCGGATAGAGGGAGACGTAAAGGGGGACACCCCCTTAGACCCCCGTTCCAAAGTGGTTGCACCCCTCTGGACACCCCAAAACGGTGTGGGGGTAGTTTGTTGGCAGGGTTCATTGGCACCTTATAGAGTGGGGTGTTACCAGGGTAATGACTTGGGGATAAGGCGGCACACACAAGATAGTGTTAGTGGGGGTATGAGGAGAAGTCACCTGTCCGTCGGGGTGATGGGCTCCGGCCGGAGCTGGCGGCATTGTTGGTGCCGTGCCGACGGTGCTATAATTTGCCCGCAGCCTGATACCAGAAGAGGAGGAATTTAGAGTGAAGATACTTGGTCTTTCCTGCAGTCCGAGAAAGGGTGGCAACACCGAAACGCTGGTGACCGAGGCGCTGGAGGGCGCCCGTAACGAGGGTGCCGAGGTGGAGATGTTCAGCGTGCACGGCAAGGACATAAAGCCCTGCGATGGCTGCCAGACCTGCGTTGCGACCGGCATCTGCCACATTCAGGACGACATGCAGGACGTTTTCAGGAAGATGATTGAGTCCGACGGTATCATCTTCGGCACCCCGATATACTTCTACACGATGAGTGCCCAGGCGAAGGCCATCATGGACCGGACCTACTCGATACGCCGTCCCGAGTTCAAGCTGGCGAGCAAGGTGGGTGGAGTCATTGCCGTGGCCGGTGGCATCGGTCTGATAGAGGCAATCAAGGAATGGTACTTCTATATCGCCATCAACCACATGCTGGCGGCGGACTATGTCAGTGCCTACGCCGGCGGGAGGGGTGAGGTGAACGACAACGAGCATGTGATGAAGTGCGCCCGGGAGCTGGGACGGCAGATGGTACAACTGGTCGATACAGGCTTCCGGTTCCCAGAAGAGTACGCCCGCCGCGGTCTTTCCGGCTACGTGGCGGAGAAGTACGGGGTGTGAAGGAGTGAGTTTGCCTCTGGTTATCCGTCCGGTAGAAGCGGAAGACCTGGCGGGCCTTGACGAAAGCCTGCCGGGAGGGCGTCCCCCTGAGGTGCACCGGGAACGCTACCGCAAGCAGGTGGAGGGAAGGGGTGTCTACGCGACGGCATGGCAGGATGGGCGTCTTGCCGGTATCCTGTTCGTGGACTGGGAAGGCTCGGTCGCGGAGCCGGTCAGAGCGAGTTTCCCCGGCTGTCCTCACCTGATAGACCTCTTTGTACTGCCGGAGTACAGGAAACAGGGAGTTGCCACGCAGTTGCTG
This genomic window contains:
- a CDS encoding universal stress protein; the encoded protein is MFEKILVCLDGSDLAEEILPYAREVAQRFGSKLVLLEVTMPPSAIVEPTTGYYSAPTPAEIQRKEEEAVTYLESIAQAIQAAGLEVDYLTLPGSAGRSIVSYAEENGIGLIALGTHGRSGLKRFAFGSVAEHVLKESGLPVLVIRPRRS
- a CDS encoding flavodoxin family protein, whose translation is MKILGLSCSPRKGGNTETLVTEALEGARNEGAEVEMFSVHGKDIKPCDGCQTCVATGICHIQDDMQDVFRKMIESDGIIFGTPIYFYTMSAQAKAIMDRTYSIRRPEFKLASKVGGVIAVAGGIGLIEAIKEWYFYIAINHMLAADYVSAYAGGRGEVNDNEHVMKCARELGRQMVQLVDTGFRFPEEYARRGLSGYVAEKYGV
- a CDS encoding GNAT family N-acetyltransferase, translated to MPLVIRPVEAEDLAGLDESLPGGRPPEVHRERYRKQVEGRGVYATAWQDGRLAGILFVDWEGSVAEPVRASFPGCPHLIDLFVLPEYRKQGVATQLLDYAEAEARQRGHERIGLDVGDLADPNYRIAHGIYTGRGYVETGIEHMDAYTVVDEDGRALAIQERVRFMVKGLG